A segment of the Streptococcus chenjunshii genome:
TCAAGAGTAAAAATGGAATGCAAGCATACAAATGTTAGGAAGCATTATTTAACTTCTCTTGATTTTACTAACCTCGGCTGGATATGAGGCCCATGCCTTTTGAAACACAGGGAGGAGGGGGAACAGTGAGAACGCTTTTACGAATCGGAGAATTTTCAAGGATTAATCGTATTTCTATTCAGACTTTACGTTTTTATGATCAAATTGATTTATTAACACCTTTTTATGTTGATCCCATGACTAAATACCGCTATTATCACATTAATCAGTCCCCCTTGGTCGATGCGATTCAGCATTTGCAGCAGCTGAATTTTTCTTTAAAAGAGATCAAACTTATCCTTTCTCGGGAAGATTTTTCCATGCTTAATCAGCTGATTGAAAACCACAGGCAAGAGCTGCAGGAAAAAGAATTGATGCTGCACAGACAGCAGTATGCTTTAGATGAATTTCAAGCCTCTCTGCGTGTTTATGAAAACCACTTGCCGCACAAAGGATTGGATATTGTCAAACTGCCCGAAAGACGGATTCTTTCCTATCCTGTAACTGACAATATCTATCAGATGTCCGCGGAAGAATATGAAATGCAGCTGCGGCTTTTTAAAAAGAAACTGCAGCCTCACACTGCCCTTTTTCAGCATTTTGGCCGTGTTGGCTCAATCATGTCCAAACAACATTTTTTGGCAGGCTACTGGTATTCTAAAAAAATGTTTGTTCTGGCTCAAGAAAAACTTGACTTCCCTTTTACTGAGGCCGATTATCTTCCTCGGTCGCTTTATGCTGTGACTTATTGTGATTCTTTTCAAGAAGAGCTGGCTGTGCTGCCGGCTTTTTTAAAAGCCGTTCAAGAAACTGATTATCATATTTGCGGCGATTATATCTGCCAAGTCATTTATGAACATCCTAAGCTTAAAGATACTCAGAGAAAAATGTTTATTCGTATGCAGGTACCGATTGCACACAAGCGGGATTTGCAGTTTTATGAATAGACAGAGTTTTCTGCCGGTTTATTGGCTTTCCGTAGCAAATATTTGGCAAATAGCAATTTTTACCGTACAATAAGCTCATAAACTAAAAGAAACGAGGAAATAGAATGACACAGGTTGTTACAGATAAAACATTTACAGCCGAAACAGAGCAAGGGCTTGTTTTGGTCGATTTTTGGGCTACATGGTGCGGGCCTTGTTTGATGCAGGCTCCGATTTTAGAACAGCTTTCAGAAGAAATGGATGAGGATGAACTTAAAATTGTGAAACTTGATGTGGATGAAAATCCCCAAACAGCACAGCAATTTGGTATCATGTCTATTCCCACCCTGCTCTTTAAAAAAGACGGTGAAGTTGTTAAGCAAGTTGCAGGCGTTCACACTAAAGAACAAATCAAAGAAATTGTTGCTGAGCTCAGCTAAAACGCTGCTGCCATGAATTGAGAAACCTAAAGAACCAGTGCTGAGGAACAGACACTGGTTCTTTTTTAGGAAAACGTTAAGTGAGCTTTTTTCATCAGCCGGTAAAACGGTTTGGAACAAGGTCTATTAAAGTCCCAAAACCATTTATTACTCTGCCATTTGCCGTGAACTCTTAACAGTCTTTCGCGATGTACTCACACGATGATAAGAGCAGCTTAAGCAAGGAAGCTGTTAGCTTTCTTTAATCCTTCATATATTCTGCCAGCATTTTCTGCTGCGGTGCTGCGAAGGGGTAGCTGGCAAAATGAGCTGCAGAAACCCAGCGGAGTGTTTCATTCTCTGACAAATCAGCCGCCGGCAGCAGCCCTTCGACCAGTTCAATCTGCCATTTTTGATGACTGAAAGTATGTTTAATTAGGGCAAAGGTTTTGTCAGACCAGAGAGGTTTAAGCTGATAATTTTCTTCAAAGGCACTTTTTTGTGACAGGGTCTCAAGCAAGTTATCGGCGGGATCTTCAAGTAAGTTTAACTGCTGAGCGATGAAAGAGGTTTCAATCAGCGGAAAAGACCAAAATCCTTCAAGCAGGCGGCTGTCCTTGTTTTTTTCTAACAGATAATCGCCGTTTTCATTTCTGATGATAAAAGCTTGGACCTGCACAGGACGCGGTTTTTTCTTAGGGCGTTTAATGGGATATTTAGCCATTGTGCCATGCAGATAAGCAGCGCTGAAGAATCGGACAGGGCTTTCTTCCGGTCTGGGATTTTTAGCCGATTCAATATCGCTTCCTAAATCCATCAAAGCTTGATTAAAATCTCCGGGGCGGTTCGGATCGATTAAGACTTCCATCAAAGCCTGAAAGATTTTCCGGTTTTTAGCTTCGCCAATATCATAATCAACCTCAAAAAGACGGGCCAGAACCCGCATGACATTTCCGTCAACAGCCGGTTCAGGCAAATCGAAGGCGATACTGGCGATAGCACCGGCAGTATAAGGTCCTATCCCCTTAAGCCCAACGATTTTTTCATAGCTTGCTGGAAATTCTCCCTGAAAATCAGAGACAATCTGCTGCGCAGCCTTCTGCATGTTTCGGACGCGTGAATAGTATCCCAAGCCTTCCCAGGCCTTAAGCAGTTTTTCTTCATCGGCAGCTGCTAAGTCAGCAACAGTAGGGAAGCAATCAAGAAATTTCTCGTAATAAGGGATGACAGTCTGAACTTGAGTTTGCTGCAGCATAATTTCAGAAATCCATATTTTATAAGGATTTTTGGTCCGCCGCCATGGGAGATCGCGTTTTTCTTGATCGTACCAACTGAGCAGGGTCCGCCGAAAAGAAGCAATCTTCTCTTCGTCCCACATAACAATTCCGTATTCTTTTAAGTTTGTCATATTATTATTGTAGCAGACCGCTAAATTTTTTCAAAACAGATAAAATTTCAGCAAAAAGCTTGACAGAAGAAAACGCTTACAGTATAATAAAGGTGTAAAGAAATAAGGCTCAATTATTAGAGGAGGTAAGAGTCAAAACAGACAGTCAATGACGCTTAAAGTTTTTCAAATAGGTAGGCAATACTATTTATACAGAGGGAGCGGTGTTTATGTTATGTCTGAATATAGGCCGCTATAAGAACGGCGATTGAGTTGTAATGACTTCATTTTATCACTGAAGTTCAAGATTTTTAAGTTTGTCGGAGGTGGTTTTATGCTAAAGATAAATATTAAAAGGTATAAGAACGGAGATTAAGCGGCAGCGCAGAATTATCGGCGCTGAGAAGTTTGGGTATTTTTAGAATTGTTCGTTTTGGAGGGCTGCTTATGAATGTAGCTAGGTATAAAAACGGTGATATTGCTTGAATTACTAATAAAGAATTGAGCCTTATTAACAAGCAGGCAGATGCCCTGCAGATTGGTATGAGGTGAGATGATGCTTAAGCTAAATACAGGCCGCTATAAAAACGGCGATACTACTCCCTAAACCGTAACATTACTCATCACATTAGGGAAAAAGGCTGGGCAGAGACTTAGCAGATAGAAAATAAAATTTTAAGGTGAAGCTGGAACAAATGTTCCAGCTTTTTTTGCGACTATATTTACAGGGCACAGTTGTCCAGCAAACTCCAACATGCTGATAAATCAGCTTTCACGGCTCTATTCCCAATTTTTTGCTTTTATATTAATGCCCTGTCAAGATTATTACAGGCTAAGAGACCTCTGGGATCGGCTTTCATCAGGCAGCGTGTCTAAAACATAAATGGTATTGTTAAAATTTGTTGGGGCTGCTGTTGCCTCAGATTGCTATCAAAAAATTTTGTTAAAAATTCTAAAAAAAATCAAATATCTTCAGCTGCTAAAATGAGCAGCTTTATTTTTTATAAAACAGAAACTTTTGCACTAAGACAAAAATAAAAGTGTCAGTATATTTGCCTAATATAAGGGGAGGAAGCAGCTGGTGGAAAAGGAAAGCAAAACTGAGATTTGTTGTATTTTACAAAGATTACAAAATTGTTAATTGTTTTACATTTTAATGATAAATTAATTACAAATTTTATTACCCTTATGTTATAATTAACACGGGGAGATAAGGATTATAGGTATGTTAAGTAAAGAGAGAAAAAGCTTAAAAAAGCTTAAAAAAATTGAACTTCTGGAAATTATGTTGGCACAGAGCGAGGAAATCGAGCAGCTAAAAGAAAAGCTTGCCTCGGCGGAAAAAAGACTGGCAGATAAAGAACTGACGATCAAAGAGTCAGGTTCTATAGCTGAAGCTTCGCTCAAGCTGACGGATATTTTTATTGAGGCGCAAAAATCGGCAGACTTGTATTTAGAAAATATAAAAGCAAGATTAGGAGAAGGAAATGGAAGATCCGACGAAAGATAAAATTCAAGAAACTCCTGTTTTGCCTGAAAAATCCGAGATTGCAGCTGCCTATAAAGAACTCAGCTACCGCAGAAAATTTTTAGAGACCCTGAGAAGCACTGCTTTTATGCTGACAGTCGTTGCGGCTGTTGCGGTTTTGATAGCTGTGCTTTTTCTGCCGATTTTGCGAATCTATGGGAAATCTATGAAAGGAACGCTTGACAGCGGCGATCTGGTCGTTTCAGTTAAAAGCAACCACTTTGAAACAGGAGATGTTGTTGCCTTTTATTATAACAATAATATTTTGGTTAAACGGGTTATTGCTGAATCAGGCGATTGGGTTGATATGGATAAAAAAGGCAATGTCTATGTCAACCAAAAAAAGATTGCAGAACCTTATCTGAAAGAGAAAGCTTACGGCGAAACGGATATCAGCTTTCCTTATCAAGTTCCTGACGGCCGTATATTTGTAATGGGGGATAACCGCAAGGTATCTATTGATTCCCGCAACAGTTCAGTGGGAACAGTTGCCTCGGAGCAAATTGTCGGCAAGCTGATTTTCAAAATCTGGCCGCTGCCGGAATTGGGATTGATACAATAATTTAGTAAAGAAAGAGAAGATGAGCAATGAGACAATGGTTTAATCTTAAAAATCTGCGATTGCTTAAATCCAGGTATAAGAAATTAGTTGTTGCAGTTGCAATAGTTGTCGTTTTTATAACTACTTATGCCCTGATTTTACCAGCTATTACACTGGATCAAAACACTGCAGGGCAGCAGGCTGGCATAGAGGTAGCTGAGCCTGCTTCTTCAGAAGAAACGGAGGCTGAACCAGAAGCAGAAGATGGTACACAAACTGAAACGGACAATTCTGAACAAGATAAAGCTGAAGAAGAAACAGAGCTGATCAGCCAGCCGACAAGCTTACAATACAGCGGTGATGATTATGAAATCGCTGTTGATATTGATGCGGCTGCCAAGCTTCCTGTGGGCGCCGAACTTAAAGTTAAAGAAATCGACGAGAAATCAGACAGCTATGCCAGCCATTACGAGCAGACAAAGAAAGCTTTAGATGGCGATGAGTTGTCCTATGCCAGATTCTTTGATATATCGTTTGTTTATAAAGGCGAGGAAGTCGAGCCGGCAGCAACTGTTCAGGTGCATATCAAATATCCTCAGGGAATAAAGAAAGAGAAGAACAGTGAACTTTTGGCTCTGCATTTCCCTGATAATAGCAGCCAGTCAGATCTTATTGAGGTTCAGTCAACTGAAAAAGAAGGGAAAGTTTCGGAAGTCAGTTTTGCTGCAGACAGTTTCTCTGTTTACGGTGTCGTGCAGCGCGGCATTACTATTGAAGGGATCAATTACTACACCGTTCGGTTTGTCTATACAGATAATGACGGGCAGGAACAGGAAATATCAACCCTGATTGATGTCAAAGAAGGTGCCACAATTGGTTCTCTGCCCGAAGATCCTTTTAAATCAGGTTATCGTTTCGATCATTGGGAAAACAAGGAGACCGGCGAAACCGTTACAGCGGACACGCCGGTTACAGATGATATGACGGTTGAGGCTGTCTTTACAGATATCTCAATCTATACTGTGACTGTCAATTATTTTTACCATAATAACAGTGCCAATCGGGATGTGACTTTTGATTCTGAAATTTACCAGATTGAAGACAATGACACGCCCTACCGCATTACGCCCCCTGCTTCGACGGAAGTCAGCAAAGGCGAAGATACCAGTCTACCTGCAGATGCTATTTACTACCCCGAACAGTCCTTGATTGAACTTAAAGAGGAAGATTTAGCCGCTAAGGATGCTGCTGACGGCAAAGAAGATCAGAAGATAACCATTAATGTTGAGTATGTGCCTTACACAGCAGAGTATGATTATGTCTACATGCTGAAGGATCTTGACGGAGAAGGTTACTCTGAAATTGAAACGGTTCATGCTTACGGTGTTCTCGGTTCAACGGTAAGACCGCAGGTCCTGTCGTACGACTATGCCAATTTTGAAAAGACAGAGTCGGTTGAGATTACAGAGGCTAAAGGGCAGAAGCTCTATGTTTACTATACTCGAAAGAACTACACGCTTTCCTATGATACCAATGGCGGGTCTTATATAGCGCCGCAAACTGGCCTCTACCAGAGCAAGCAACCT
Coding sequences within it:
- a CDS encoding MerR family transcriptional regulator, whose protein sequence is MPFETQGGGGTVRTLLRIGEFSRINRISIQTLRFYDQIDLLTPFYVDPMTKYRYYHINQSPLVDAIQHLQQLNFSLKEIKLILSREDFSMLNQLIENHRQELQEKELMLHRQQYALDEFQASLRVYENHLPHKGLDIVKLPERRILSYPVTDNIYQMSAEEYEMQLRLFKKKLQPHTALFQHFGRVGSIMSKQHFLAGYWYSKKMFVLAQEKLDFPFTEADYLPRSLYAVTYCDSFQEELAVLPAFLKAVQETDYHICGDYICQVIYEHPKLKDTQRKMFIRMQVPIAHKRDLQFYE
- the trxA gene encoding thioredoxin; translation: MTQVVTDKTFTAETEQGLVLVDFWATWCGPCLMQAPILEQLSEEMDEDELKIVKLDVDENPQTAQQFGIMSIPTLLFKKDGEVVKQVAGVHTKEQIKEIVAELS
- the mutY gene encoding A/G-specific adenine glycosylase; protein product: MTNLKEYGIVMWDEEKIASFRRTLLSWYDQEKRDLPWRRTKNPYKIWISEIMLQQTQVQTVIPYYEKFLDCFPTVADLAAADEEKLLKAWEGLGYYSRVRNMQKAAQQIVSDFQGEFPASYEKIVGLKGIGPYTAGAIASIAFDLPEPAVDGNVMRVLARLFEVDYDIGEAKNRKIFQALMEVLIDPNRPGDFNQALMDLGSDIESAKNPRPEESPVRFFSAAYLHGTMAKYPIKRPKKKPRPVQVQAFIIRNENGDYLLEKNKDSRLLEGFWSFPLIETSFIAQQLNLLEDPADNLLETLSQKSAFEENYQLKPLWSDKTFALIKHTFSHQKWQIELVEGLLPAADLSENETLRWVSAAHFASYPFAAPQQKMLAEYMKD
- a CDS encoding DNA repair protein — encoded protein: MLSKERKSLKKLKKIELLEIMLAQSEEIEQLKEKLASAEKRLADKELTIKESGSIAEASLKLTDIFIEAQKSADLYLENIKARLGEGNGRSDER
- the lepB gene encoding signal peptidase I; translated protein: MEDPTKDKIQETPVLPEKSEIAAAYKELSYRRKFLETLRSTAFMLTVVAAVAVLIAVLFLPILRIYGKSMKGTLDSGDLVVSVKSNHFETGDVVAFYYNNNILVKRVIAESGDWVDMDKKGNVYVNQKKIAEPYLKEKAYGETDISFPYQVPDGRIFVMGDNRKVSIDSRNSSVGTVASEQIVGKLIFKIWPLPELGLIQ